The Oryza brachyantha chromosome 6, ObraRS2, whole genome shotgun sequence region aacttttagaaatatttttttaaaaaaatgtacccTTCCTGGATATGAAGGTGCCTTTAAGGCTTTCAGCTAACCAACgtcaaataaattttgacgTGGGGGAGTATCTTAAAGCAACAAGTCATGCAGTCAAATTGATATATCTTAGTCCGAATTAATTTGAGACTTTTACTTtttcacaaacaaaatgaACGACatcatttttgaaataaatggaGAAGAATGCAAGGGGCGCGTCAGCGCACGATGGCTGTCTTTGCTTCATGTTGTTGCAAAGTGGTGGTGCAGTCTTCACTTGTGCTATGAATGCATTCTGCCATGGAATCGTGTGGTGACCAATTACCGGTTTCGGATGAAATGAAGGGTACATGATTGTTCAGGACCACAAGCAAAACAACGTGCAGAAAAAAAGTGTTTGTTAGGAAATTAtgcagtactccctccgtcccaataTAAATGCATTTCTAGCACTGTAGAGTCAAATTAGTTATAACaaacaataatttaaatattcctAATTCAATAAGGATATTGTATGGAGCGAGAGGTTGTTAGGGATAAAATGGATAAGATCTGAGTACAAGGTGAGGTAATTGATAGAACAACTAGTATTCCacaaatacatattttgtaagccaaatttgaattctaaaagTACACTTATTATGAGACGaagtaactaacatgtacaTTTGCATAGTTTCTAGGTACGCATTGTAATAATACACCAATAAAAGGGgtgcttttcatgttttagTACTGAATACCCATGCCATTCCAATAGATGTAGAAAAAATGTTATGCAATTTCTTGACacatacaaacaaaatatttgtgtTACCTCTATccctaaaaattatatttttagctaGGAATCTGGATATGTCTTTCATGGATAGGGATGTTAattcaataattatattactagtcAAATGTACATGTATATCCATTGCTAAATGATTCTACATGAAACCGTTCAAAGACTATCAAAAAATAGACACAGTTATAATCACCGAAGATCTaaggggtgattatttggcttattcaagaaataaaccaaacaatatatttacaaataaaaataatttgtgagtaaaacttttatttatgtgtttttagcgatctaaaaaacaATGCTAAAAAACTATGATAACCCCCGAAATTTActtgaaaactaaaattttggcttataagcataaaaatgaaaagatgggcTACAACTTTTAAATGTATGTCTTATACTAAAGTAATAAGGTTATAAGAGGACATATATTTACATAGTACTAGCTTAGTATATAGGATATGTTATAAAAGGATCAacttagaaaagaaaatatggttTGGTTTCAACTGAAACCAAATCCTACCGATCACCCCACCCTTTTGCTcgtgtttatgtttataagccaaaatttaaatatttaaccttaaaatttagagttaattttggtgtAGTTTcacctaagtttatttttccgtcttagatcactaagaatacatatataaattttttttataaattatttgttgtttttaaaCATACcgtttggatttttcatgaaacacCAAAACAATCACCGCATTGCAATGAATAGTAATTAACTCGTGactaattttcaatttttactcTACTTAATCCGTCCCaacataagtttattttcaatttttggaTACAATGTTGATTCTGtcttatatacaaatttttacgatagttttattgttattagatgataaaacacaaaaagtaatttacttgtgactaatttttaaaattttttataattttttaaaataagatggatggtcaaatCCTGGacacttaaagtttttttttggatactGTCGTTTACTACAAAATAATACAGGGAGCAGTAGAGTTAGTACAGTTATTCATGCTGAATCAGCTTCAATAATAGTAATGAATAATAATCATGCAGTAATCCCCAGAAGCAGTTATCCCAAACAGCCACCAGCAACAAATAAACACATCCAGTATTGGGGTCAGAACCACCCTGATGGATCTTGGCTCTAGCTCCTGGTTTTCTTTCTCTGCCACTGTCAGCCAGCCTTGGGATCCCTCCCTGTTCTTCTCACCCCTTTTGAATCCCCCAAGAGCGCACACACACAAGATTAGAGAAGAAGTGCGGGTACTAAAATCACAGTCAttatgctacagtaacctacctCTGCGACTGCTAATAAAAATCTCTTCTTGTCAGAGGCTAAAAATCACAGCGTAGCTGCTCAGCTCGTTTTCAACGGTTGGTAGACTGTAAACAAAGTGCGAGACCGAGCAGCAGCGTGTGACAGCTCCACAGAAAAGCAGCTCAGCTCTCTCTCACACAGCAAAGCAACGGAAGCAAGCAAGCtacccccctctctctctcttgctgGCTCTCTGCGCGTGGTGTGTACTCCTGCTGTCCCTGCTGCGGCTACAGCTACTGTTGCAGCAGCTCAAGCACCTCCCAAGAAGTCCACacactctcctcctcctcctcctccatagCAGCGcaccactgctgctgctgccgcctgcTCAGCTGCTCACCCAAGAACCTTCCAGCTTTTCCCCAATACTGACTGAGCTAGCTCTCCTGCTGTTGCTTCTTGATCTGTGGGATTTCTTGTGGTTCGAATCCAAGATCACTTCCAAATCCATAGCAAGTGCTTGCTTCACCACCGAaaatctatcttttttttgggtgagGGGAGGAGAAATGGATGTATGCAGGATGCTTCTTGAGGCTAGATGCTGATTTGATGCAATAAGGtaagcttcttttttttataatctcACTTCTATTGGATGGTATGGTTTCATCTCTTCAATTAGTTTCTTTTCTTGACGTAATGAATTGCTAGTTTTTTTGCTCCCcgcaaaaggaaaacaaaagggaatttgttttcttgtttttgtcCCTATCTTTTGTGGGTTATATTGATTGATGTATTCCAATCTGAGTTTAATGGGGATATTTGTTGTCTGAGCTTATCAAGCTCTATGGATCTCAATATAGCACTCCTTGTATGCTTATTAAATCGATTCCCCAAAAGATATCTGATAATCTGAAATACACTGTTCCAATGTCTTGTTACAGTAAGCTCTTGTACAATTTTCTTGCAGATTCCTATCTTGGTTTTTGGCTACAGCATCACAAATCAACGTCCTGAGAAACTGGAAAGTGAAATATTCTGCTTCAAAGAAGTAATCACATAGATTGAttccaagaagaagaagtagTAATCAGATAACAGAGGCAGCTGCAAAACTAGCACCTTTTCTGTTTGCAGTAACTGCTCAATCCAAAACCCCCATCTGGACTGAACTCGATGGGTAGGGGAAGAGGCAGAGGGAGGAAGGTCACCAATGGCAGGAGCCACGAGGAGAAGGGCAGcagcggcgaggaggtggtgcctgcgaggaagaggaggggaaggCCGCAGAAGCGCATCACCGACAAGGTGGATCAGGCAGAGGCCAAGAATGTAGCTGAgggtgacgacggcgacgcggactaCCAGCAAGGGGAAGgagaagacggcggcgcgaagcCGAAGGCGTCGAGAGCAGAGAAGAGCTCTGCAGGGAAGGGCAGCAAGAGGAACAGGCTGcccaaggaagaagaaagctCGAACCTTGACCCTGAGGAGAACAGCTCAGGCACTCGGTCCAGCAATGACGAATCCACAAGGTCCAATGGCTTCCGGCAGAATGGCAGCCGGCGGAAGAgcacgccgcggcgggcggcggaggccggaaTATAGCTCGAGGATCTTGGGATAGGGGGAGAGACACTTTCAGGGATTGGTTCTTGGGTTTATCAGTTAGGCAAGCTGCTCTTCAGTTTTGTCATCTTCAgatttggcaaaattttttttgtcttctcAAATTTTGTCATGTTCATGATTATCTAGTCCCAACGTGAATGTAAtgtaaacatatactaatcgCGGGACATCGAAGTTTTGCTTGTGTTGATGAAAAATTGTATGAACTAGCACCGGCTGATGGTAATAGCTCGCATCAGTTCTTGCAACTTCGGTTCATCTCGACCTTTGCCATTTCAGAGGTTCATGGCTAACCTCTCTATGTAGTTTTTGA contains the following coding sequences:
- the LOC102706012 gene encoding uncharacterized protein LOC102706012, which produces MGRGRGRGRKVTNGRSHEEKGSSGEEVVPARKRRGRPQKRITDKVDQAEAKNVAEGDDGDADYQQGEGEDGGAKPKASRAEKSSAGKGSKRNRLPKEEESSNLDPEENSSGTRSSNDESTRSNGFRQNGSRRKSTPRRAAEAGI